In Paralcaligenes sp. KSB-10, the following are encoded in one genomic region:
- a CDS encoding IS3 family transposase, translated as MRGWLWPQRYANQSEAAKDIARYIHLFYNPIRMHSTLGYLAPDVYEKVEARKTRLKLSTKT; from the coding sequence ATGCGTGGATGGCTCTGGCCGCAACGCTATGCCAATCAAAGTGAGGCCGCTAAAGATATCGCTCGGTATATCCATCTGTTCTATAACCCCATTCGTATGCATTCCACATTGGGTTACTTGGCGCCCGATGTTTATGAGAAAGTAGAAGCCAGAAAAACTCGCCTGAAACTGTCCACTAAAACTTGA